In the genome of Acidovorax sp. 69, the window GATCGGCCCAATACGGATGGTGTGGGTCTCAGGGATTTCACTGTGCGCAAGCACCTGCAGGCGGGGCGCCACGCGGCGCACCAGTCGGGAGATGGCGTTGCGAATCTGGTCGGGAACCAGCAGGCAAGCGGGCAGGCCCATTTCTTCCTGCTTGAGGGCTACTTCGGCCGCTTTTTGCGTGAGGATGTCGGCCACGCCGGGGTCCAGTGCAGGGCCTGCTGAGTTACCCAGGGCTTGCACCAGGAGGCGCTCCAGACCGGGCTCGATGGCGATGACGTTGAGTTCGCGGGTGGGTCCGTAGATCTGCTGAACGATGGCGGGCGAAAGTGCAATGCGCACGCGGCGGGCCAGCTCGACGGGGTCGGAAACTGCGCCCGCATGCTCGGCCAGCGTTTCGATGATGGTGCGGATATCGCGGATGTGCACAGACTCCTCCAGCAGCAGCTGGAGAACTTTCTGGAACGTTGCGATGGAGACCATTTTGGGGACCACTTCTTCGATGAGCTTGGGAGCCAGTTTGGCCACGTGCTCCACCAGTTGCTGGGTTTCCGTGCGACTGAGGAGTTTGGCGGCTTGCACTTGCATCAAGTGTGACAAATGGGTGGCCATCACGGTTTCGGAATCAACGACGGTAAAACCTGCCATTTGTGCGGCTTCCTTCTGCCGATCGTCGATCCAGTGTGCTGGTAAACCAAAGGCGGGGTCGGTGGTGGCCGTGCCAATAAGGGGCGTGGTGATGCCGCCGGGGTTGATGGCCAGGAACATGCCCGGGAAGGCTTCGCCTTCGCCCACCACCACGCCGCGCAGCGTGATGCGGTAGCCGCTGGGCTTGAGTTCGAGGTTGTCGCGCACATGCACGGCGGGGGGCAGGAAGCCGACCTCCTGTGCAAACTTGCGGCGCACACCCTTGATGCGGGTGAGCAGATCGCCCTGGCGGCTCTTGTCCACCAGGCTGATCAGGCGGTAGCCCAGTTCCAGGCCCAGCAGGTCCACGGGCTGCAGGTCGTCCCAGGTGGCCTCGCCGTCGCTGACGGGGGCGGGCGGGGCTTCGACTTCGGGTGGCACCTTCTGACGTTCGTGCAGTACCCAGGCGCCATAGGCGAGCAAACCACCCATGGTCAGGAACACCACATGGGGCATGCCGGGAATCAGGCCCAGCAGCAGCAGGATGCCGGCGGTCACGCCCAACACGCGGGGCGACATGAACAGCTGCTGCACGATCTGGCGGCCCATGTCGTGGTCCTTGCCCACGCGCGAGATCACCATGGCGGCCGCCACCGAGATCAGCAGCCCTGGAATCTGTGCCACCAGCGCATCACCAATGGCCAGCAAGATATAGCTGTCGGCCGCCTGTTTGGCCGAGAGGTCGTGCTGCAGAACACCGATGGCGAAGCCGCCAATGATGTTGATGAGCAGAATCAGAATGCCAGCGACGGCATCGCCACGCACAAACTTGGAGGCGCCATCCATCGATCCAAAGAAGTTGGCCTCTTCTGCCACTTCGGCACGACGGCGCTTGGCTTCCTTTTCATCGATCAGGCCGGCGTTCAGGTCGGCGTCCACGGCCATCTGCTTGCCGGGCATGGCGTCCAGTGTGAAGCGGGCCGACACTTCAGCGATGCGTTCTGCGCCCTTGGTGATCACCACGAAGTTGATCACCACCAGGATGGCAAACACGATCAGGCCCACGGCAAAGTTGCCGCCGATCAGGAAGTGGCCGAAGGCCTCGATCACCGCACCGGCGGCACCCGGACCGGTGTGTCCCTCCAGCAGAACCACGCGGGTAGAGGCCACGTTCAGCGACAGGCGCATGAGGGTGGTCAGCAGCAGCACCGAGGGAAAGGCGGCGAAATCCAGGGGGCGGAGCATGTAGGCTGCCACCATCATCACCATCAGTGCCACAGCGATGTTGAGCGTGAAAAACGCGTCCAGCAACCATGGCGGGATGGGCAACACCATGAGCGCCAGGATCGCCACCACCAGCAAGGGGGCCGACAGCCCCTGAAGAGCGCCAGCGTTGCTGCCCGCCCATTGCTGCAAAGACTTCACGGAGGTATTCATACGGCAGCGCCTTGCACCGAAGTGCGGTTCAGCGGATCGAGTTCAGGCGGAACGAAAGGCTCCGCCAGGCTGTCAGGCATCCTGCCTTCGCCGCGCAGGGCGGCCTTCAGGCGGTAGACATAGGCCAGCACTTGGGCCACGGCGGTGTACAGCGTGGCGGGGATGGCCTGATCCAGTTCGGCATGTGCGTACAGCGCTCGGGCCAGCATGGGCGACTGCAACACGGGGATGCTGTGCTCCTTGGCAACGTCGCGAATCTTCATGGCGATGAGATCTGTGCCGCGTGAGATGACTTGGGGCGCGCTCATGGTCTTTTCGTCGTACTTCAGCGCTACGGCGTAGTGGGTCGGGTTCATGACCACGAAGTCGGCCTTGGGCACGGCCGCAACGCTGGCCCGCTCAGCAATCTCACGCTGTTTCTGGCGGATGCGGCCCTTGGTGTGGGGGTTCCCGTCAGACTCCTTGTGTTCTTGCTTGATTTCCTCGTGCGACATCTTCAGACGTGCCTTGAAGAAATAGGCCTGCAAGGGGACATCCACCAGTGCGGCCAGAAACACCACCAGCAGCAACAGGCTCATGCCCGATGTCAGCCAGTCGGCAATCTGGCTGATGGCCAGTGGCGAGGGCTGCAACACGAGCATGGCGATGGTTTCGATGCTGTTGCCCATGAACTTCCAGGCCACCCAGGTCAGGACCCCGCTCATGAACACCATCTTGGCCACATTGGCCATCTGTTGTTTGGAGAACAGGTTGGCAAACCCCGAAATGGGGTTGAGGCGATTGAATTGCGGCGCGATGGGTGTCAGGCTGAGAATCCAGCCGCCGGCCCCAATCGCACTGATCAAGGCGGCGCCGCTGGTGATGAGCGCGAACACTGTGCTTGCAACCAACCCCACCACCGCCATGTCCTGCAGGCGATTGAGCATGGTGCCGGGTGCCATCACGATGGCCGCGTTGAACGCCAGTTGCTGGCTGATAGCCAGCTTCATGTTGTCCATCAACTGGGGTGCCAGCAACAGCATGCAGGCCGCACCCGCGCCCAAAATGGCCAAGTGCGACAGGTCGCGCGAGCGTGCCCCTTGGCCATCTTCGCGTGCTTTTTGCAGCTTGCGCTCTGACGCGGGGAGGCTTTTTTCTTGGCTGGATTCCATGATGGCATGACGGCTGGTGTCATGCCATTGTCGTGAGCGACCTGGAAATCTAAAGGTGGATAAAGGGGCCGCAGCCCCCTCTTTTCCAGACCGGAGACACTGGCCTCAGTGCGGCCAGATGGCCGCTGTGCCTGTTGTCAGAATCCCAGGCTGGCCAGCAGGTCGTCGACCTGTGACTGGTCGGTGACCACGTCTGTGGTGTTTTCGGGGTCCACCACCGGCCCTTGCAGATGACCGCGCGGGGCCTCAATCGCCACAGGCACCTGTACATTGGGGGGTGCTGTCTGGATGAGCAACTGAACGAGCTGTTCCTCAATGGTCGCCGCGAGATTCACCACGCGCGCAATCACCTGACCGGTCAGGTCATGGAAGTCCTGGGCCATCATGATCTCGGTCAGATGGGTATCCGCTTCTTTGGTCACACGCTCTACATCGGTGAGGAAATTCATGATTTCCCCCTTCGCCACGGCTGCCACGGGATCCTTGACCAACGAAGTCACGACGCGGCGGGTTTCTGTGGCGATGAAGTCATGCTGCGCTTTGGCCTGTTCCACGCGGTTGAGCACCTTCTCTGCGGCTTCTCCGGTCAGGCGGGCGATGTAGGACAGCCGGCTCTGTGCATCGGGCAGTTCACCCATGGAGCCACGCAGCTTGTCTGCATAGCCCAGCTCATTCAGCGAGTCATGCAGCTGGCGGGTCAGCTGGCCGATTTTGTGGTGAACATCGGCAGGCTGGCTGTTGTCCGGTGTGTCGTCCATGGTGTCATAACCCCATCTTCTTCAGAATCAAGGTCACTTTCTCTTCGAGCGTTGCCTTGGTGAAGGGTTTGACGATATAGCCTGCAGCGCCACCTTGGGCTGCTGCCACGATGTCTTCCTTGCGTGCTTCGGCTGTCACCATCAGAACGGGCAGGTGTTTGAGTTTGTCGTCCTTTTTGATCTCGGCCAACAACTGGAAGCCGTTCATGTTGGGCATGTTGATGTCGGTCACCACAAAGTCGAACTTGCTGTTGCGCAGCTTGTTGAGTGCGGCCACCCCATCTTCGGCCTCGTCGGCATCGGCAAACCCGCTTTCTTTGAGCAGATTGCGCACAATGCGCCGCATGGTGGAGAAGTCGTCAACGATCAAAAAACGAAGGGCTGTGGTCACTTGGGACCCTTTCGGTCGGAAATAGCTGTAAGTATTGTCATGGGAGGCAGGTTTGGTGACAAGTCGTAACTGTTACCTGCTTGGGGGGGATTTTCCCGCTTTTCATTCAACAGTTCTGTGGAAGTGATTTCGGGGATCCCTTTGCCCATGAGTCGTTCTTCGGCCTCTCGGGTCAGCACCGTGATGGTGATGCGCCGATTGGCGGGTGCGCGCGGGTTGTTGGGCTCCAGCAGATCGCTGGCTGCCAAACCCACCACACGGCCCAGTTTAGCGTCTGGCATCCCTGCTGAGACCAGCTCCCGGCGCGTGGCGTTGGCGCGGTCGGCCGATAGCTCCCAGTTACTGTAGCCCCGCTCGCTGTTGCCATAGGGCACTGCGTCGGTGTGACCTGCCAGGCTGATGCGATTTTCGACGCCACCCAGCGCCGCGCCGATTTCCCGCAGGATGTCGCGCATGTAGGGTTTTA includes:
- the flhA gene encoding flagellar biosynthesis protein FlhA: MNTSVKSLQQWAGSNAGALQGLSAPLLVVAILALMVLPIPPWLLDAFFTLNIAVALMVMMVAAYMLRPLDFAAFPSVLLLTTLMRLSLNVASTRVVLLEGHTGPGAAGAVIEAFGHFLIGGNFAVGLIVFAILVVINFVVITKGAERIAEVSARFTLDAMPGKQMAVDADLNAGLIDEKEAKRRRAEVAEEANFFGSMDGASKFVRGDAVAGILILLINIIGGFAIGVLQHDLSAKQAADSYILLAIGDALVAQIPGLLISVAAAMVISRVGKDHDMGRQIVQQLFMSPRVLGVTAGILLLLGLIPGMPHVVFLTMGGLLAYGAWVLHERQKVPPEVEAPPAPVSDGEATWDDLQPVDLLGLELGYRLISLVDKSRQGDLLTRIKGVRRKFAQEVGFLPPAVHVRDNLELKPSGYRITLRGVVVGEGEAFPGMFLAINPGGITTPLIGTATTDPAFGLPAHWIDDRQKEAAQMAGFTVVDSETVMATHLSHLMQVQAAKLLSRTETQQLVEHVAKLAPKLIEEVVPKMVSIATFQKVLQLLLEESVHIRDIRTIIETLAEHAGAVSDPVELARRVRIALSPAIVQQIYGPTRELNVIAIEPGLERLLVQALGNSAGPALDPGVADILTQKAAEVALKQEEMGLPACLLVPDQIRNAISRLVRRVAPRLQVLAHSEIPETHTIRIGPILKGASA
- a CDS encoding flagellar biosynthesis protein FlhB, whose protein sequence is MESSQEKSLPASERKLQKAREDGQGARSRDLSHLAILGAGAACMLLLAPQLMDNMKLAISQQLAFNAAIVMAPGTMLNRLQDMAVVGLVASTVFALITSGAALISAIGAGGWILSLTPIAPQFNRLNPISGFANLFSKQQMANVAKMVFMSGVLTWVAWKFMGNSIETIAMLVLQPSPLAISQIADWLTSGMSLLLLVVFLAALVDVPLQAYFFKARLKMSHEEIKQEHKESDGNPHTKGRIRQKQREIAERASVAAVPKADFVVMNPTHYAVALKYDEKTMSAPQVISRGTDLIAMKIRDVAKEHSIPVLQSPMLARALYAHAELDQAIPATLYTAVAQVLAYVYRLKAALRGEGRMPDSLAEPFVPPELDPLNRTSVQGAAV
- a CDS encoding protein phosphatase CheZ, encoding MDDTPDNSQPADVHHKIGQLTRQLHDSLNELGYADKLRGSMGELPDAQSRLSYIARLTGEAAEKVLNRVEQAKAQHDFIATETRRVVTSLVKDPVAAVAKGEIMNFLTDVERVTKEADTHLTEIMMAQDFHDLTGQVIARVVNLAATIEEQLVQLLIQTAPPNVQVPVAIEAPRGHLQGPVVDPENTTDVVTDQSQVDDLLASLGF
- the cheY gene encoding chemotaxis response regulator CheY; the protein is MTTALRFLIVDDFSTMRRIVRNLLKESGFADADEAEDGVAALNKLRNSKFDFVVTDINMPNMNGFQLLAEIKKDDKLKHLPVLMVTAEARKEDIVAAAQGGAAGYIVKPFTKATLEEKVTLILKKMGL